A part of Lathamus discolor isolate bLatDis1 chromosome 17, bLatDis1.hap1, whole genome shotgun sequence genomic DNA contains:
- the LOC136023151 gene encoding uncharacterized protein LOC136023151 isoform X10: MAGGRESSSTRLEGDWYPLPQMSRAGICSSHTFLPEVMPMEDSWEQSSSSALCPHPASGAAGGALLIWSLLKRLRAPSDAPRRDVGRRAGIITTDPRETTGLGEGKKKDKIKLMSSRGLLALEEGERWQAPAQGDCNWK; this comes from the exons atggcaggaggcagagaaagcagCTCCACGAGGCTGGAGGGGGATTGGTACCCACTGCCCCAG atgagcagagctgggatctGTTCTTCTCACACCTTCCTGCCTGAGGTTATGCCTATGGAGGACAGCTGGGAGCAGTCCTCATCATCAGCCCTGTGCCCGCATCCTGCTTcaggagcagctggaggagcccTCCTGATATGGAG CTTGCTCAAGAGGCTGCGCGCTCCCTCGGATGCCCCCAGAAGGGATGTtgggagaagagcaggaatcATCACCACAGACCCAAG AGAAAccacagggctgggagaggggaagaaaaaagacaagattAAACTAATGAGCAG CAGAGGTTTGTTAGCTCTGGAGGAAGGGGAACGCTGGCAGGCTCCTGCACAGGGGGACTGTAACTGGAAGTGA
- the LOC136023151 gene encoding uncharacterized protein LOC136023151 isoform X4 — MAGGRESSSTRLEGDWYPLPQMSRAGICSSHTFLPEVMPMEDSWEQSSSSALCPHPASGAAGGALLIWSLLKRLRAPSDAPRRDVGRRAGIITTDPRTLLFSCYSALRETTGLGEGKKKDKIKLMSSSRRHLREYVLGMRPGEIPTSSLQTGAVPLP, encoded by the exons atggcaggaggcagagaaagcagCTCCACGAGGCTGGAGGGGGATTGGTACCCACTGCCCCAG atgagcagagctgggatctGTTCTTCTCACACCTTCCTGCCTGAGGTTATGCCTATGGAGGACAGCTGGGAGCAGTCCTCATCATCAGCCCTGTGCCCGCATCCTGCTTcaggagcagctggaggagcccTCCTGATATGGAG CTTGCTCAAGAGGCTGCGCGCTCCCTCGGATGCCCCCAGAAGGGATGTtgggagaagagcaggaatcATCACCACAGACCCAAG GACTCTGCTGTTCTCTTGTTACTCCGCACTCAGAGAAAccacagggctgggagaggggaagaaaaaagacaagattAAACTAATGAGCAG CAGCAGAAGACATCTGAGGGAATACGTGCTGGGGATGCGGCCGGGCGAGATTCCCACCTCATCTCTGCAGACAGGAGCTGTTCCATTGCCGTAG
- the LOC136023151 gene encoding uncharacterized protein LOC136023151 isoform X2, which translates to MAGGRESSSTRLEGDWYPLPQMSRAGICSSHTFLPEVMPMEDSWEQSSSSALCPHPASGAAGGALLIWSLLKRLRAPSDAPRRDVGRRAGIITTDPRETTGLGEGKKKDKIKLMSRYHTNKQEPGARLMDEGLWAQTRPVHPFPEHHWLRALLEQKMGHVPGKPGLGLTGKFKLSRMPVSAKQGKLRCPLQSRNERSEKAGSLWNARSSTSASSFPALLDSDAPNPLQMLEVGHPPAPTWLLCLLSGKSRFRFSANAGGKWHQQPPLLLLRSACCK; encoded by the exons atggcaggaggcagagaaagcagCTCCACGAGGCTGGAGGGGGATTGGTACCCACTGCCCCAG atgagcagagctgggatctGTTCTTCTCACACCTTCCTGCCTGAGGTTATGCCTATGGAGGACAGCTGGGAGCAGTCCTCATCATCAGCCCTGTGCCCGCATCCTGCTTcaggagcagctggaggagcccTCCTGATATGGAG CTTGCTCAAGAGGCTGCGCGCTCCCTCGGATGCCCCCAGAAGGGATGTtgggagaagagcaggaatcATCACCACAGACCCAAG AGAAAccacagggctgggagaggggaagaaaaaagacaagattAAACTAATGAGCAG GTACCACACAAACAAGCAGGAGCCCGGAGCAAGGCTGATGGACGAGGGGCTGTGGGCACAGACCCGTCCAGTGCATCCCTTCCCGGAGCACCACTGGCTCCGAGCTCTGCTGGAGCAGAAAATGGGACATGTCCCTGGGAAGCCTGGTCTTGGCCTCACTGGGAAATTCAAGCTGAGCAGGATGCCTGTGTCTGCCAAACAAGGGAAGCTCCGCTGTCCCTTGCAATCCAGGAATGAGAGAAGTGAGAAAGCTGGATCTTTGTGGAACGCGAGGAGCAGCACATCTGCATCATCATTCCCTGCTCTGTTGGACAGTGATGCACCAAACCCCCTGCAGATGCTGGAGGTGgggcatccccctgcccctacctggctgctgtgcttgctgtcTGGGAAATCCAGGTTCAGGTTCTCTGCAAATGCAGGTGGAAAGTGGCATCAGCAACCTccacttctgctgctgaggAGCGCCTGCTGCAAGTGA
- the LOC136023151 gene encoding uncharacterized protein LOC136023151 isoform X5, giving the protein MAGGRESSSTRLEGDWYPLPQMSRAGICSSHTFLPEVMPMEDSWEQSSSSALCPHPASGAAGGALLIWSLLKRLRAPSDAPRRDVGRRAGIITTDPRTLLFSCYSALRETTGLGEGKKKDKIKLMSSRRHLREYVLGMRPGEIPTSSLQTGAVPLP; this is encoded by the exons atggcaggaggcagagaaagcagCTCCACGAGGCTGGAGGGGGATTGGTACCCACTGCCCCAG atgagcagagctgggatctGTTCTTCTCACACCTTCCTGCCTGAGGTTATGCCTATGGAGGACAGCTGGGAGCAGTCCTCATCATCAGCCCTGTGCCCGCATCCTGCTTcaggagcagctggaggagcccTCCTGATATGGAG CTTGCTCAAGAGGCTGCGCGCTCCCTCGGATGCCCCCAGAAGGGATGTtgggagaagagcaggaatcATCACCACAGACCCAAG GACTCTGCTGTTCTCTTGTTACTCCGCACTCAGAGAAAccacagggctgggagaggggaagaaaaaagacaagattAAACTAATGAGCAG CAGAAGACATCTGAGGGAATACGTGCTGGGGATGCGGCCGGGCGAGATTCCCACCTCATCTCTGCAGACAGGAGCTGTTCCATTGCCGTAG
- the LOC136023151 gene encoding uncharacterized protein LOC136023151 isoform X7: protein MAGGRESSSTRLEGDWYPLPQMSRAGICSSHTFLPEVMPMEDSWEQSSSSALCPHPASGAAGGALLIWSLLKRLRAPSDAPRRDVGRRAGIITTDPRTLLFSCYSALRETTGLGEGKKKDKIKLMSRGLLALEEGERWQAPAQGDCNWK, encoded by the exons atggcaggaggcagagaaagcagCTCCACGAGGCTGGAGGGGGATTGGTACCCACTGCCCCAG atgagcagagctgggatctGTTCTTCTCACACCTTCCTGCCTGAGGTTATGCCTATGGAGGACAGCTGGGAGCAGTCCTCATCATCAGCCCTGTGCCCGCATCCTGCTTcaggagcagctggaggagcccTCCTGATATGGAG CTTGCTCAAGAGGCTGCGCGCTCCCTCGGATGCCCCCAGAAGGGATGTtgggagaagagcaggaatcATCACCACAGACCCAAG GACTCTGCTGTTCTCTTGTTACTCCGCACTCAGAGAAAccacagggctgggagaggggaagaaaaaagacaagattAAACTAATGAGCAG AGGTTTGTTAGCTCTGGAGGAAGGGGAACGCTGGCAGGCTCCTGCACAGGGGGACTGTAACTGGAAGTGA
- the LOC136023151 gene encoding uncharacterized protein LOC136023151 isoform X11, protein MAGGRESSSTRLEGDWYPLPQMSRAGICSSHTFLPEVMPMEDSWEQSSSSALCPHPASGAAGGALLIWSLLKRLRAPSDAPRRDVGRRAGIITTDPRETTGLGEGKKKDKIKLMSRGLLALEEGERWQAPAQGDCNWK, encoded by the exons atggcaggaggcagagaaagcagCTCCACGAGGCTGGAGGGGGATTGGTACCCACTGCCCCAG atgagcagagctgggatctGTTCTTCTCACACCTTCCTGCCTGAGGTTATGCCTATGGAGGACAGCTGGGAGCAGTCCTCATCATCAGCCCTGTGCCCGCATCCTGCTTcaggagcagctggaggagcccTCCTGATATGGAG CTTGCTCAAGAGGCTGCGCGCTCCCTCGGATGCCCCCAGAAGGGATGTtgggagaagagcaggaatcATCACCACAGACCCAAG AGAAAccacagggctgggagaggggaagaaaaaagacaagattAAACTAATGAGCAG AGGTTTGTTAGCTCTGGAGGAAGGGGAACGCTGGCAGGCTCCTGCACAGGGGGACTGTAACTGGAAGTGA
- the LOC136023151 gene encoding uncharacterized protein LOC136023151 isoform X9, whose amino-acid sequence MAGGRESSSTRLEGDWYPLPQMSRAGICSSHTFLPEVMPMEDSWEQSSSSALCPHPASGAAGGALLIWSLLKRLRAPSDAPRRDVGRRAGIITTDPRETTGLGEGKKKDKIKLMSSRRHLREYVLGMRPGEIPTSSLQTGAVPLP is encoded by the exons atggcaggaggcagagaaagcagCTCCACGAGGCTGGAGGGGGATTGGTACCCACTGCCCCAG atgagcagagctgggatctGTTCTTCTCACACCTTCCTGCCTGAGGTTATGCCTATGGAGGACAGCTGGGAGCAGTCCTCATCATCAGCCCTGTGCCCGCATCCTGCTTcaggagcagctggaggagcccTCCTGATATGGAG CTTGCTCAAGAGGCTGCGCGCTCCCTCGGATGCCCCCAGAAGGGATGTtgggagaagagcaggaatcATCACCACAGACCCAAG AGAAAccacagggctgggagaggggaagaaaaaagacaagattAAACTAATGAGCAG CAGAAGACATCTGAGGGAATACGTGCTGGGGATGCGGCCGGGCGAGATTCCCACCTCATCTCTGCAGACAGGAGCTGTTCCATTGCCGTAG
- the LOC136023151 gene encoding uncharacterized protein LOC136023151 isoform X6: protein MAGGRESSSTRLEGDWYPLPQMSRAGICSSHTFLPEVMPMEDSWEQSSSSALCPHPASGAAGGALLIWSLLKRLRAPSDAPRRDVGRRAGIITTDPRTLLFSCYSALRETTGLGEGKKKDKIKLMSSRGLLALEEGERWQAPAQGDCNWK from the exons atggcaggaggcagagaaagcagCTCCACGAGGCTGGAGGGGGATTGGTACCCACTGCCCCAG atgagcagagctgggatctGTTCTTCTCACACCTTCCTGCCTGAGGTTATGCCTATGGAGGACAGCTGGGAGCAGTCCTCATCATCAGCCCTGTGCCCGCATCCTGCTTcaggagcagctggaggagcccTCCTGATATGGAG CTTGCTCAAGAGGCTGCGCGCTCCCTCGGATGCCCCCAGAAGGGATGTtgggagaagagcaggaatcATCACCACAGACCCAAG GACTCTGCTGTTCTCTTGTTACTCCGCACTCAGAGAAAccacagggctgggagaggggaagaaaaaagacaagattAAACTAATGAGCAG CAGAGGTTTGTTAGCTCTGGAGGAAGGGGAACGCTGGCAGGCTCCTGCACAGGGGGACTGTAACTGGAAGTGA
- the LOC136023151 gene encoding uncharacterized protein LOC136023151 isoform X8 has protein sequence MAGGRESSSTRLEGDWYPLPQMSRAGICSSHTFLPEVMPMEDSWEQSSSSALCPHPASGAAGGALLIWSLLKRLRAPSDAPRRDVGRRAGIITTDPRETTGLGEGKKKDKIKLMSSSRRHLREYVLGMRPGEIPTSSLQTGAVPLP, from the exons atggcaggaggcagagaaagcagCTCCACGAGGCTGGAGGGGGATTGGTACCCACTGCCCCAG atgagcagagctgggatctGTTCTTCTCACACCTTCCTGCCTGAGGTTATGCCTATGGAGGACAGCTGGGAGCAGTCCTCATCATCAGCCCTGTGCCCGCATCCTGCTTcaggagcagctggaggagcccTCCTGATATGGAG CTTGCTCAAGAGGCTGCGCGCTCCCTCGGATGCCCCCAGAAGGGATGTtgggagaagagcaggaatcATCACCACAGACCCAAG AGAAAccacagggctgggagaggggaagaaaaaagacaagattAAACTAATGAGCAG CAGCAGAAGACATCTGAGGGAATACGTGCTGGGGATGCGGCCGGGCGAGATTCCCACCTCATCTCTGCAGACAGGAGCTGTTCCATTGCCGTAG
- the LOC136023151 gene encoding uncharacterized protein LOC136023151 isoform X3 — MAGGRESSSTRLEGDWYPLPQMSRAGICSSHTFLPEVMPMEDSWEQSSSSALCPHPASGAAGGALLIWSLLKRLRAPSDAPRRDVGRRAGIITTDPRYHTNKQEPGARLMDEGLWAQTRPVHPFPEHHWLRALLEQKMGHVPGKPGLGLTGKFKLSRMPVSAKQGKLRCPLQSRNERSEKAGSLWNARSSTSASSFPALLDSDAPNPLQMLEVGHPPAPTWLLCLLSGKSRFRFSANAGGKWHQQPPLLLLRSACCK, encoded by the exons atggcaggaggcagagaaagcagCTCCACGAGGCTGGAGGGGGATTGGTACCCACTGCCCCAG atgagcagagctgggatctGTTCTTCTCACACCTTCCTGCCTGAGGTTATGCCTATGGAGGACAGCTGGGAGCAGTCCTCATCATCAGCCCTGTGCCCGCATCCTGCTTcaggagcagctggaggagcccTCCTGATATGGAG CTTGCTCAAGAGGCTGCGCGCTCCCTCGGATGCCCCCAGAAGGGATGTtgggagaagagcaggaatcATCACCACAGACCCAAG GTACCACACAAACAAGCAGGAGCCCGGAGCAAGGCTGATGGACGAGGGGCTGTGGGCACAGACCCGTCCAGTGCATCCCTTCCCGGAGCACCACTGGCTCCGAGCTCTGCTGGAGCAGAAAATGGGACATGTCCCTGGGAAGCCTGGTCTTGGCCTCACTGGGAAATTCAAGCTGAGCAGGATGCCTGTGTCTGCCAAACAAGGGAAGCTCCGCTGTCCCTTGCAATCCAGGAATGAGAGAAGTGAGAAAGCTGGATCTTTGTGGAACGCGAGGAGCAGCACATCTGCATCATCATTCCCTGCTCTGTTGGACAGTGATGCACCAAACCCCCTGCAGATGCTGGAGGTGgggcatccccctgcccctacctggctgctgtgcttgctgtcTGGGAAATCCAGGTTCAGGTTCTCTGCAAATGCAGGTGGAAAGTGGCATCAGCAACCTccacttctgctgctgaggAGCGCCTGCTGCAAGTGA
- the LOC136023151 gene encoding uncharacterized protein LOC136023151 isoform X1: protein MAGGRESSSTRLEGDWYPLPQMSRAGICSSHTFLPEVMPMEDSWEQSSSSALCPHPASGAAGGALLIWSLLKRLRAPSDAPRRDVGRRAGIITTDPRTLLFSCYSALRETTGLGEGKKKDKIKLMSRYHTNKQEPGARLMDEGLWAQTRPVHPFPEHHWLRALLEQKMGHVPGKPGLGLTGKFKLSRMPVSAKQGKLRCPLQSRNERSEKAGSLWNARSSTSASSFPALLDSDAPNPLQMLEVGHPPAPTWLLCLLSGKSRFRFSANAGGKWHQQPPLLLLRSACCK from the exons atggcaggaggcagagaaagcagCTCCACGAGGCTGGAGGGGGATTGGTACCCACTGCCCCAG atgagcagagctgggatctGTTCTTCTCACACCTTCCTGCCTGAGGTTATGCCTATGGAGGACAGCTGGGAGCAGTCCTCATCATCAGCCCTGTGCCCGCATCCTGCTTcaggagcagctggaggagcccTCCTGATATGGAG CTTGCTCAAGAGGCTGCGCGCTCCCTCGGATGCCCCCAGAAGGGATGTtgggagaagagcaggaatcATCACCACAGACCCAAG GACTCTGCTGTTCTCTTGTTACTCCGCACTCAGAGAAAccacagggctgggagaggggaagaaaaaagacaagattAAACTAATGAGCAG GTACCACACAAACAAGCAGGAGCCCGGAGCAAGGCTGATGGACGAGGGGCTGTGGGCACAGACCCGTCCAGTGCATCCCTTCCCGGAGCACCACTGGCTCCGAGCTCTGCTGGAGCAGAAAATGGGACATGTCCCTGGGAAGCCTGGTCTTGGCCTCACTGGGAAATTCAAGCTGAGCAGGATGCCTGTGTCTGCCAAACAAGGGAAGCTCCGCTGTCCCTTGCAATCCAGGAATGAGAGAAGTGAGAAAGCTGGATCTTTGTGGAACGCGAGGAGCAGCACATCTGCATCATCATTCCCTGCTCTGTTGGACAGTGATGCACCAAACCCCCTGCAGATGCTGGAGGTGgggcatccccctgcccctacctggctgctgtgcttgctgtcTGGGAAATCCAGGTTCAGGTTCTCTGCAAATGCAGGTGGAAAGTGGCATCAGCAACCTccacttctgctgctgaggAGCGCCTGCTGCAAGTGA